The DNA region TTTATCAAAATCAGCTCCGAAGACATTTTTTGGGTGCAGATTGGCCTCAATAAATGTTGCAGTAATATGATAATGTGTGTAAAGTGATGATGTATTTGCACCAACATTTAAAACTCATTCGTGCCTTTATTAATTTTCAATTATAAGAGGAATATCTATCCACCTTGGACGTCTGGATACAAATAATCCAACATGAATAATCTTGCCCTTTTCACTCCCATTGAGTGAATCAAGTGATTACCAGCTCCCATTTCATTTCTCGcaccctctctctccctgcagGCTTTGCTATAATAATTTGACTCAATAAATCTGGAGGTGCAGCAAAACTGGGAGTGCTGTAAGTGCTGTACTTGGTAAGATACTGGCCATTTGTTCATTATGTCTCTCACAATCAATTATTTGAAATGTATGCtaaattaaaattcatgagGCCaccatacagtgtgtgtgcgtgtgttgacGTAAATACTATTACTTTCTGTAAGTGCAGTTTTGTATGCATATTGCATGCTTCAGTTTAACTTATGTATAATTCATAATGACTTACACTGGTCATTGCCACTGAAGGGCCTTTTCAAACCATTTCCATCCTAACTTCCATGTCTAATCCTTTCGATGCTGTTGTCAGTTTAAAAGCTGTTATTAACATCAGCACCTACATTTTAAGTGTTCAGTGTAAATAATTTCAGATTCTCAAGACTTCCAGGCAGAATTTAAAGTCATACTATTGTTGTGAACTTAACGCTGCTGCAAATACAGACTATGAAACAAAACCCTAAACGCACAAATCTCTTTATATCATTTATGTGAGACTCATACCAAAACAGGTAGCCTACTGGAAATGGTACTTGGAACGAGCTGTGATGGTTACAAGATGCTGGGAGCATTTACTGTAGTTTTAGAGTGCTCATTAGTGAAGAATGTCAGTGTATTAAGAGTGTTTTTTcaacaggtgaaaaaaaaaataggctcCCAGAAATATTACAGGCATGAAAACGAGCCACATTAACGGGTCACGTTGCAGATTTGACCTCTTCTGACTAAGATATTGGTTTTTTATAATCTAAGAATCTTAGTTTTGATGACTTTCTGGCATCATTCTTTGGATAAATAAACAGAGGAATGGAATCCAGTGTATGCaatgttctgttttctgttataTGAAAAGGGGGtgggtttcatttcaacatttaggGGGACACATATGGGGTTTGGGGGTCATCTGTATGGACATTTGGAGCATTAagcacttaatttcctgcattctggtgacttTTTAAGCACAAATTTCTGCCTTTTATGCATCAATTTGTAGTGTAAATGTTTCAAACTTTGccactgtcttgtttttattagagtggacaaatgcacattttcTAAATAATAAGGTCTGCGTCCCCCTGTGCCCCCCCTGGAATCCACACCTGTGGTTATACCTGAATATTGCTCTGCATGTTTTGCAGTTTGATGGTGTGAGTTTTCTCACACTGTTTGGTTTAATATTGTTAGCCAGTGTGTTGCACTGAAATCTACTCGGCtctcaggaggagctgcaggctGAAAAGTTGAATCACTTAAGTGACGCAAATGCATTTATTACCCATATTAAACTTAATTAGCTGTAAAACATATCAGTGCAAGCGATTCAAACAGTCGAGGTGATGAATCATACATTCAAGTAGGTCATTTGAGGCGCTATAACGTGCTAGAAATTGAAACAAGGGAGCATATATGAAACTATAACATCCCTTTTCTGTGCGCCTGTTGTGACAAAGTGTAATAAGCGCACTGGGGCGCGTTTACGCTGTGCCACAGGAGACAGAAATTTAAAGTTATAAGACATACCCATTggcagaaagaagaaaaaaggcaGCCAACACAAGATGAACATCCCCACGACGATGGCGAGGGTTTTAGCAGCCTTTTTCTCCCTGGAGAACTTCATCAGCCGCACAGAGAGCGAACTTCGAAACGGgtggtttttgttgtttttcgaGCTGCTCGGACGCGCGTCCTCCAGCACGCTGCGACAGTGTATCCGGAGGACCACCTCCATCGACTTGTTCCTCTCTCTTTTAACACCCGCTTCTAAGCTTTTAGTAGTCCTGCGGGCCACCACGTAGACCCGAAAATACATGATGAGAATGACGAGGAGCGGGAGgtagaaagagaagagagaggagaagagcgcGTAGCCCGGCTCCTCTGTGATGCTGCAGATTCTGTCGTCCACCGGCGGCGGTTCCTTCCATCCGAGCAGCGGTCCGACAGAGATCACCGTGGATGACACCCAAACCAGCACTAGAATAGCCACCGCTTTCCTCTCTGTCATAATAGTTGGGTATTTCAGACAGTGTTTTACACCTATGTACCTGTCGATGGAGATGATGCAGAGGCTGAGGATGGATGCGGTGCAGCAGAGCACATCCACCGCTGCCCAGATGTTACAGAAAACCCGGCCAAACACCCAGCATCCTAGAACCTCCAGAGATGCAGAGAAAGGCAGCACTATAATGCTCAGCAGCAGGTCTGCCATGGCCAGGTTGACGATGAAGAAGTTTGTGACGGTCtgcaaatgtttattgcacaccACAGACAGGATAACCAAAATGTTGCCAACGATTGCCACCAGAATGAAAACGGAGAGAAAGATCCCGACCCCGACAACCTGTGAGTCCAGTGTGAAGTTCGGGCATGTGGTGATGCTGTCGTTTGGAAATATTTGGTCCAGGACTGATCCG from Epinephelus fuscoguttatus linkage group LG3, E.fuscoguttatus.final_Chr_v1 includes:
- the adra1d gene encoding alpha-1D adrenergic receptor; translated protein: MTDSNLRNESNYGIYFAEAFNGSVLDQIFPNDSITTCPNFTLDSQVVGVGIFLSVFILVAIVGNILVILSVVCNKHLQTVTNFFIVNLAMADLLLSIIVLPFSASLEVLGCWVFGRVFCNIWAAVDVLCCTASILSLCIISIDRYIGVKHCLKYPTIMTERKAVAILVLVWVSSTVISVGPLLGWKEPPPVDDRICSITEEPGYALFSSLFSFYLPLLVILIMYFRVYVVARRTTKSLEAGVKRERNKSMEVVLRIHCRSVLEDARPSSSKNNKNHPFRSSLSVRLMKFSREKKAAKTLAIVVGMFILCWLPFFFFLPMGAFFPALKPSETVFKVIFWLGYFNSCINPMIYPCSSKEFQRAFTRLFRCQCHQRKRVLRRFYDQRWRTAVKGMTRDQRGDCKPGYSAHESCGSSLLHKRKGRSLSFKRWSLFPPLQKSSFQLKEKVNNLSNKIKGGPGKGTTPSVGRIDIVDTVSMGIYNSCEQSSYQFYDLADCYGLKETDI